A region of the Flavobacteriaceae bacterium MAR_2010_188 genome:
AGGACTAAGTAAGGGTCTAATGCGTACTTCTCACAATATTTAAGAAACCGTTCCATAATTACTATTGCGCTATAGGTCCATCTTCTATATTTTTATTTAGTGGACTTAAAAAGTATCTTTAGCCTAGGTTGTAATAAATGACATAGCCAGATTATACTATCATCAGAAGATTTACTTATAGCTTCTTGGAATTTTTATACTTTAAATTTTAATTTCCAAATTATAAATTTCAACTGATTCTGCGCAACTGTATTGCTTGATTTTTTTGAAGTAAAACATATAAAGATAATGTGCCATAAAACAAAAAATCCCAATCAAAGATCGGGATTTTTTCGTGGTGCCTCCAGGAATCGAACCAGGGACACATGGATTTTCAGTCCATTGCTCTACCAACTGAGCTAAGGCACCAATAATATTTTAATTTCTCACTTCATCCTTGCTATCCCATCGAATGCCGACGCTTCGGTCGGCATCCAGACATCCGCTTCGCGGTTCGTCTGGGCCAGGGACACATGGATTTTCAGTCCATTGCTCTACCAACTGAGCTAAGGCACCATTCACTGAGTAGTGAATTAGAGGCTGCAAATATAACGGCATTTTTAATATTCGCAAAAGGAATAGTTAAAAAATTGGTTTTGTAAATTTGTGGAATACTTTTTATATGACTGTCGCTATAGATATCGGTAATTCATTGGTCAAAATTGGGATATTTGATAAGGGGAAAATCCATGAGACCAAAAAATTTAATATGTCAAAATTTGAAGATGCTATCTCATTAATTTTAAATGACTTTCCTCAAATCAGGCTCGGAATCATTTCTTCTGTTGGTAATTTAGATGATGATTCATTGGCCAGTTTAAAGTCGAAAATAAATCTATTAATCTTAAATTCTTCTACTAAATTACCCTTCAAAAATAATTATAAAACACCTAATACATTGGGAGTGGATCGCGTAGCGCTGGTGGCGGCAGCCGTAAATAAATTTCCAGATAGAAATGTTCTTATAATAGATGCTGGCACTTGCATCACTTACGATTTTGTAGATAGGGATTCTATTTATCATGGTGGAGCTATTTCTCCAGGGGTAAGATTACGATATCAGTCATTGCATAATTATACCGCTAAACTGCCGTTATTAGAAAATGAAGTTCCGGTAAATATCATAGGTGGTAATACAGAAGAATCCATACATTCTGGGGTTGTTCTTGGCGTGGTGATGGAAATTGATGCAGCGATTGATAACTACACAAAACAATTTTCAGATT
Encoded here:
- a CDS encoding type III pantothenate kinase, producing the protein MWNTFYMTVAIDIGNSLVKIGIFDKGKIHETKKFNMSKFEDAISLILNDFPQIRLGIISSVGNLDDDSLASLKSKINLLILNSSTKLPFKNNYKTPNTLGVDRVALVAAAVNKFPDRNVLIIDAGTCITYDFVDRDSIYHGGAISPGVRLRYQSLHNYTAKLPLLENEVPVNIIGGNTEESIHSGVVLGVVMEIDAAIDNYTKQFSDLTVILTGGDCNFLSNQLKNSIFANSNFLLEGLNHILEYNTH